A segment of the Cheilinus undulatus linkage group 24, ASM1832078v1, whole genome shotgun sequence genome:
GACCTCTGACGGGGCGTGTCTAGGACCTCTGACGGGGTGTGTCTAGGACCTCTGATGGGGCTTGTCTAGGACCTCTGACGGGGTGTGTTTAGGACCTCTGACGGGCTGTGTTTAGGACCTCTGACGGGGTGTGTTTAGGACCTCTGACGGGGTGTGTTTAGGACCTCTGGCGGGGCGTGTCTAGGACCTCTGACGGGTCTCGAGGACCTCTGACGGGGTGTGTCTAGGACCTCTGACGGGCTGTGTTTAGGACCTCTGACGGGGTGTGTTTAGGACCTCTGGCGGGGCGTGTCTAGGACCTCTGACGGGGCGTGTCTAGGACCTCTGACGGGGTGTGTCTAGGACCTCTGACGGGCTGTGTTTAGGACCTCTGACGGGGTGTGTTTAGGACCTCTGGCGGGGCGTGTCTAGGACCTCTGACGGGGCGTGTCTAGGACCTCTGACGAGGTCTGTCTAGGACCTCTGAGAGGGCATGTCTTGGACCTCTGACGGGTCTTTAGGACCTCTGACGGGTCTCTAGGACCTCTGACGGGGAGTGCCAAGGACCTCTGACGGGTCTCTAGGACCTCTGACGGGGAGTGTCGAGGACCTCTGACGGGGCGTGTCTATGACCTCTGACGGGGCATGTCTAGGACCTCTGATGGGGCGTGTCTAGGACCTTTGACGGGGCGTGTCTAGTACCTCTGACGGGGCGTGTCTAGGACCTCTGACGGGGCGTGTCTATGACCTCTGATGGGGTGTGTTTAGGACCTCTGATGGGGCTTGTCTAGGACCTCTGACGGGGTGTGCCAAGGACCTCTGATGGGGCTTGTCTAGGACCTCTGATGGGGTGTGTCTAGGACCTCTGATGGGGCTTGTCTAGGACCTCTGACGGGTCTCGAGGACCTCTGACGGGGTGTGTCTAGGACCTCTGACGGGGTGTGATTAGGACCTCTGACGGGGTGTGTTTAGGACCTCTGACGGGGCGTGTCTAGGACCTCTGACGGGGTGTGTCTAGGACCTCTGATGGGGCTTGTCTAGGACCTCTGACGGGGTGTGTTTAGGACCTCTGACGGGCTGTGTTTAGGACCTCTGACGGGGTGTGTTTAGGACCTCTGACGGGGTGTGTTTAGGACCTCTGGCGGGGCGTGTCTAGGACCTCTGACGGGTCTCGAGGACCTCTGACGGGGTGTGTCTAGGACCTCTGACGGGCTGTGTTTAGGACCTCTGACGGGGTGTGTTTAGGACCTCTGGCGGGGCGTGTCTAGGACCTCTGACGGGGCGTGTCTAGGACCTCTGACGGGGTGTGTCTAGGACCTCTGACGGGCTGTGTTTAGGACCTCTGACGGGGTGTGTTTAGGACCTCTGGCGGGGCGTGTCTAGGACCTCTGACGGGGCGTGTCTAGGACCTCTGACGAGGTCTGTCTAGGACCTCTGACGGGCTGTGTTTAGGACCTCTGACGGGGTGTGTTTAGGACCTCTGGCGGGGCGTGTCTAGGACCTCTGACGGGGTGTGTCTAGGACCTCTGACGGGGTGTGTTTAGGACCTCTGACGGGGTGTGTTTAGGACCTCTGACGGGGTGTGTTTAGGACCTCTGGCGGGGCGTGTCTAGGACCTCTGACGGGTCTCGAGGACCTCTGACGGGGTGTGTCTAGGACCTCTGACGGGCTGTGTTTAGGACCTCTGACGGGGTGTGTTTAGGACCTCTGGCGGGGCGTGTCTAGGACCTCTGACGGGGCGTGTCTAGGACCTCTGACGGGGTGTGTCTAGGACCTCTGACGGGGTGTGTTTAGGACCTCTGACGGGGTGTGTTTAGGACCTCTGACGGGGCGTGTCTAGAACTTCTCAGAGCTGCTACTCTTTTCTCATTGGCTACAGTAGAAACTTGTGTTTATGGTGTTTACAGAGGCCCATTACTGCCtctgaaaaaagcaaaaatatgtaaaagtgaggaaataagtaaaaaaatgtaGGTCAGAATAATAACATTTCAAAACTactcattttcatcttttttcattgtcttttatatctaatgtttgacatttctcattactttcatttttatttttattttataaatctcaaattcaacattttatctcagtttcaacTTTCTAAAACAATTTCCTACAGTCACATAGCTGTGACTATCGCGTTATAGTGATTTTATCTGATAATTTCAAGTTTTAactcttaattttgactttctatttctccattattttgactttttatctcaaaatttgaccctttttaatctctaaatttcaagattttttctcaaaactttgacatttcataattttgactttatatcttaTAATTTTTTCTGGTGGTTCATAATTTGGCGTTCTATCTCAATCTGGAattttatgttattattttcactttaatcttaaattttgttttaatctcatattcaatttttcacaattttgactttttaatcccattatTGCAATTTCTATGTCATAAttctttctatctcataattttgactttcatccCATAATGTTGACTGTTTAATAATTTTGATTTAACATAATatacatatttaatatttttggaTTATTATTGAGttattcttactttttattctataatttcatatttttttctcaaatttagaGGTTGTGAATCTCATAATTGAAAGTGCTGATGTGGCAGTTATTACTCTGTTTCTAATAGTCATGATGAAGATGTGAATGGTTTTTAGAGACCTGgcctttagaaataaaatgttttacttcAGAGTCTAGTTTCTATCTGATCCACATCAATCTCAGTCTCAGCGACTCCTCTggaacaaaaagaacaaaaagaagacaaaaaaaaaatctgattttacgCACAAACTTTATATAACAATCATTCATagattttgttttcaaaaatacattttcacagcCGGAGAATGAGAAGGCAGACAGAGCAGAGTAAACGTGGGATCAGGACCCAGCggtcacttttaacagcttttccccctgaTTGAGAAACCCCTGTATGAAAGCAAAGCTAGCTGAAGTGCTGCATGAGCAGAAGAGTGTTTCTAATAATCCTGCTAAAAGTAGGTTTATCCTATAATAATGCCATAAAGTGCAGTTTAGTTTTGTGCAAATCTGAGCCCAGCCCCTCCCTAAATCAGAGTTTCACGTGTTAAAAAGTCCCtcaacaaattaaagaaaaaacctTCACATTAAAGCTTACTTCCTGCCAGAGTCAACGGTAAAAAGGCACGATTGTTTCAGGAGTTTCACTCTCATTTCAGCATCAGTGGAGCCTGAAAACGTCAAAGACGTCAAACTTAGCCGTAATCATGTTTAAACATTCTTGTCATGGCTCTGCTGTTAGTCTGAAAGGAACCTTACTGAGGTTTAAAGGTGTGTCTAAAGGATCTTCCTGTTCCTACGCTGGTATTATCAGCACTACAGCTCCATCTAGTGGTCATATTTACACCCTGCAGGCAGAAGAGTCatgtgacagataaaaacaaccCCTCAGTGGTTTAGAccgcgctctctctctctctgtgggtCAAAAACACGACTGAGGATAAAGTCTTCATGCAGCTGCTGTCTGACAGCAGCTCACTCTGAATATTAGTTCACACAGAATCAATCACACCTTCATAGATTCATGCTAAAGTCTGAGACCGAGACGATATTTTCTACAGAGGGACTGAGAAGTTTAACTTCCTGAAACCACCCAGACCTCACCGGTCCGGTCTCTCTCTtcagaaaagtttaaaagtgtttttatggCTGTAAAGGTCTGGTGATGGTGGTGTTTGTAGTCCATTTATCAGAGAACTACAAGAACCAGCAGGCTGAGCGTCAGTGCTGCTTCCTGCGTGGATCAGCCTGGAAGTATTCCTCCGGAGTGACGGTCTTCACGCCGCCAAAATAATCCAGCACCCACACCTGAAACACCAACGAGGACATGAGTGAGACAgcctgctctctgattggctgatgacaCCGACCAATCACAGCCTGATTCATCCGTCCTGAGAGCGTACCTGCGTGATGTTGAACTTGGCGAAGAACCAGTTGTGATCGGTCGGCCAGTCGATCATCTCCGGGTGTCGGCTGAACAGAGCCTTCTTGGCGAAATCCGCCTCCGTGCCGTTCACCTGCAAAGACAACGAGTCATGTGACGGCTCACCTGGTTACACAGGTGTTCATCTACCTGTGACAGCATTTAAGCCCCGCCTTATTAATGACGGCTCACCTGGTTACACAGGTGTTCATCTACCTGTGACAGCATTTAAGCCCCGCCTTATTAATGACGGCTCACCTGGTTACACAGGTGTTCATCTACCTGTGACAGCATTTAAGTCCGCCTTATTAATGACGGCTCACCTGGTTACACAGGTGTTCATCTACCTGTGACAGCATTTAAGCCCCGCCTTATTAATGACGGCTCACCTGGTTACACAGGTGTTCATCTACCTGTGACAGCATTTAAGCCCCGCCTTATTAATGACGGCTCACCTGGTTACACAGGTGTTCATCTACCTGTGACAGCATTTAAGCCCCGCCTTATTAATGACGGCTCACCTGGTTACACAGGTGTTCATCTACCTGTGACAGCATTTAAGTCCGCCTTATTAATGACGGCTCACCTGGTTACACAGGTGTTCATCTACCTGTGACAGCATTTTAAGCCCCGCCTTATTAATGACGGCTCACCTGGTTACACAGGTGTTCATCTACCTGTGACAGCATTTAAGCCCCGCCTTATTTATGACCGCTCACCTGGTTACACAGGTGTTCATCTACCTGTGACAGCATTTAAGCCCCGCCTTATTAATGATGGCTCACCTGGTTACACAGGTGTTCATCTACCTGTGACAGCATTTAAGCCCCGCCTTATTTATGACGGCTCACCTGGTTACACAGGTGTTCATCTACCTGTGACAGCATTTAAGCCCCGCCTTATTAATGATGGCTCACCTGGTTACACAGGTGTTCATCTACCTGTGACAGCATTTAAGCCCCGCCTTATTTATGACTGCTCACCTGGTTACACAGGTGTTCATCTACCTGTGACAGCATTTAAGCCCCGCCTTATTAATGACGGCTCACCTGGTTACACAGGTGTTCATCTACCTGTGACAGCATTTAAGCCCCGCTTATTTAATGATGGCTCACCTGGTTACACAGGTGTTCATCTACCTGTGACAGCATTTAAGCCCCGCCTTATTTATGACGGCTCACCTGGTTACACAGGTGTTCATCTACCTGTGACAGCATTTAAGCCCCGCCTTATTAATGACGGCTCACCTGGTTACACAGGTGTTCATCTACCTGTGACAGCATTTAAGCCCCGCCTTATTTATGACCGCTCACCTGGTTACACAGGTGTTCATCTACCTGTGACAGCATTTAAGCCCCGCCTTATTAATGACGGCTCACCTGGTTACACAGGTGTTCATCTACCTGTTTTGGTAAAAATGACAGACCAAAGATACACAAAATTGCAAAACATGTTggcaaatttaaaaagtggttgaacaGGTGAAGAAATGAGATTTCTcattccacccacttttcctaAAGTTGCCaatgtgtttgtgcaatttcaaccattctctatttttttggttaaaaatcagGACCAGAATCAATGATCCCAATTGcacatgttggcaacatttggaaaagtggtttGAACAGGTGAAGAATGAATATTTCTTGCCaattccacccacttttcctaAAGTTGCCaatgtgtttgtgcaatttcaaccattctttctctgttttggtgagagaaaaaaatcaggacCAAAGATAAtgacaaaattgcaaaaacatgttggcaacatttgaaaaagtggtttgaatCAGAGAAGACTGGAGATTTCTAAACagttccacccattttttccaagaGTTGGCAACatgttttttgcaatttataCCCTGCTTTCTCTATTTTTGGTTAAAGAATGATCAGAGACAATGTGGAAATTGCACAAATaggttggcaacttttggaaaaacGACTGGAACAGATGTGGATCAAATATTTCTTGCCAACTCCACCCACTTTCCTAAGGTTGACaatgtgtttgtgcaatttCAATCATGTATGCTctattttggttttaaaaaaccATGACCAAAGATTATGTCACAATCAGACCAGTGCAGGCTCCCAGTTGTggttccagtctaaccagtctGCACTAGATCTACTGTCTTTTaaaacatgagggagaaaagcggttaaaaggtCCAGTGCTTACCTCCATCACGGATCCAGACAGGATGATGTGGGCACAGAGAGGACTCTGGGGGTCGAAGCCCTGCTGTCTGCAGTACTCGGTCTGAGCCAGAGACATGGACAGAGACGCCAGAGGGTTGACCTGCAGAGAGATGGAGGCAGACGGCGGGCTCAGACTCAGAGAACGGGATTATTTAACTCTGTCTTCACCTGAACAGGTGAGAGTTCActacagagaggaggaagagccGCAGACTCCCAGCCTAACAGCTCGTGCTCTCTCCTATCTACTGGTAAAATAACCAGAGTcatgtttgataccacagcatcaaaaacagaaatccCACTGAGCGCTTCATAGAAACCTGCATTTATTACAGTcaacaacatttaaaaccagGAGACTCAGTGAGTGACTCGAAGTCCTGAAACCACACCAGCGGTCTGAGCTCGTTATCTCCTCTGACAGCGCCATGACTCAGCTGATCTCACAGTGACTCAGCTGTTCTGGAGTCACATGTCAGAGCGGAGGTCACGTGACCCGAGACCAGCGCATGAAAAGACCAGATCAGGCAGTGAAATGTTTACGAGACCACGAATGTGGAACTAGGAAAAGTTACTGTGCTGACTCTGCAGGTCTCTGAGAGCTATGAGAGGTTATTAAAGACGCCCTCAGAGCTCAGGGACTTCAGGATCCAGATCAGAGTCCACGTTTGAGTCAGGACCAACAGCAGCCCCGACCACAAAGTCCTCAGACCCCGTCAGTCCTGGTCGCAGGTTTCCTCCTTGACGAAGTTGCTGAAACATTTTCTAACTGttcagaaatactgattaaagTTTGGCTCAATTGTtgttgaaaattcttgaaaaacagcaaaatgttgCTGAAAAAGTTGCACTGATATTTTAGAAGTTACTGAAATGGTGCCAAAACGTTCCTGTAGATTTTGATGAATTGTTGTTGAAAATTCTggtaaaacagcaaaatgttgctgaaaataaacactgctGAGAAATGTTGCAAAGTTGCTAAAATGTCCCGTACGTTACTGAAATATTGCTCTCTTTTATGCTGAAATGTTGCTGAAACATGTGAAACTTTGGCCATAGACAGAACCCAGTTGTTCAGAAAATGTTGCCGTCGTCTGCACTGCAATTATCTGCCCCATGTTGTCCAGATGTTGCTGAAAAAGTTGCAGAGATGTTGGCCCTCTATTCTGATTCACttctcatgtttttatgtttgatcGTTTTTGGTCAACTCCATTGTCAACCATTTCTCACTAAAGTCTTGACCAGGGGAAGAGTCTAGACCGTGTAAAGAGTCTAGACCAGGTGAAGAGTCTAGACCAGGTGAAGAGTCTAGACCAGGTGAAGAGTCTAGACCGTGTAAAGAGTCTAGACCAGGTGAAGAGTCTAGACCAGGTGAAGAGTCTAGACCAGGTGAAGAGTCTAGACCAGGTGAAGAGTCTAGACCAGGTAAAGAGTCTAGACCAGGTGAAGAGTCTAGACCAGGTGAAGAGTCTAGACCGTGTAAAGAGTCTAGACCAGGTGAAGAGTCTAGACCAGGTGAAGAGTCTAGACCAGGTGAAGAGTCTAGACCAGGTGAAGAGTCTAGACCAGGTGAAGAGTCTAGACCGTGTAAAGAGTCTAGACCAGGTGAAGAGTCTAGACCAGGTGAAGAGTCTAGACCAGGTGAAGAGTCTAGACCAGGTGAAGAGTCTAGACCAGGTAAAGAGTCTAGACCAGGTGAAGAGTCTAGACCAGGTGAAGAGTCTAGACCAGGTAAAGAGTCTAGACCAGGTAAAGAGTCTAGACCAGGCTAAGAGTCTAGACCAGGTGAAGAGTCTAGACCAGGTGAAGAGTCTAGACCAGGTGAAGAGTCTAGACCGTGTAAAGAGTCTAGACAGTGTAAAGAGTCTAGACCAGGTGAAGAGTCTAGACCAGGTGAAGAGTCTAGACCGTGTAAAGAGTCTAGACCAGGTGAAGAGTCTAGACCAGGTGAAGAGTCTAGACCAGGTGAAGAGTCTAGACCAGGTGAAGAGTCTAGACCAGGTGAAGAGTCTAGACCAGGTGAAGAGTCTAGACCAGGTGAAGAGTCTAGACCGTGAGCTCCAGTTTGTCCTATCTAcacattaaaatgagttttgagtgttttattaaatccagtttttaatttttcagattaaagtttAGTATTTTATCTGAGGTTAAACCCTGGCGGACTAGACTCAGTCCACTATGTGGTTTTAAAATGAGGACTGGTCCACTGTAGAACTACTTTGAAATAACTCTCTAATTTAGTCCGGGTCCAGCCCGGCGGGTCAGGGTTCTAGTTTGGTTAAACACGGTCTTGGCTTACCTCCAGGTCCTGGACCGAGATCTCCATGTGGgtcaggtacatgtaggggaCCCCGGAGCTGACGCCTTCGGGTCCGTCGCTCACCGAGAAGACGTTGGAGAAAGGCTGACCCACCACCGGCTGGTGGGTGGAGATGGTGGCCATGGAGGCCCAGTCCACCTGGTGGGCGACGAAGCGGGCGACCCGGGCCACCTGGTCGTGAGGAGGGATCCGGAtcctgcaggaggaggaggcggagagGGAGAGTCCGAGGAGGCCGAAGAGGAGAGCGCAGAGCCGGGGAGAGATCATGGTGAGGGTCGGAGAGGAGGACGGTCGGTGGAGACAACCGAGCGACGAGGATATATAAACAAGAACGACATCCGGTCTGGGTTTTCAAAGTAAGAGCCTCAGGCTGTTATGACAGGAAGTACACTCCCAGCGTCCAAATcacacttcaaaataaaagctcgaTTACCACTCTGCGTTCATAAATGGatctacggtggccctgaaggatCACTTCAGCATATTTAATGGTCTGCATTCAACCAAAcgaaaagaaaaatcaataaatgcaaaaatatttccgAATATGTCTACATTAATGATACAATTAACATAAATACaacaatatttcataaaatttCTACATTAATGAtcaaattaaaaagcaaaaaaatacaaaaaatacttGATAAATTATCTTCATTAATCATacatataaaatgaaaattataggaatatttcagtaaatatctacataagtgataaaaattaaaatgcaaaataactgtaaatgttttaagaaaatacctacctttaaaataaattaatatcaaaataaatatcACAATATTTAATCAAATGGGTTCATCAGTAATAAAACtgcacagaaatataaaaacctATTACTTCATAAAATTTtacattaataataaaaataaaaatgcaaacgCTGTTCTTAAATCTCCGGTTAGATTTGGCTGAATTATTATTGAAAATTCAAGGATTGTTGCTCAAATGTTCAAATATAACTAAAAGACATGCAACAATGTTGCCAACGGGGCGCAGTGGCCGAGTGGTTGGGGCACGTGCCCCATGTGcgcgggcggcccgggctcGAGTCCGGCATGgggccctttgccacatgtccctcccccgctctcgtccaccgtcctcctctgtcagatggaggcacaaaaatgcccaaaataaacctttaaaataaaatttaaaaaaatgttgccaacaaagTTGCTGTAATTTTTCCTGAATGGAATGATGTGTTGCTGAAATGTCACAGCCATGCAGACATCACTAAATTGTTTCTAAAACTCTTACATTTActcatcaaaatcaaaatatttcattaaattttgTCGCAATGTTGTTGAAAATTCTGGTGATACAgttggaaaaatgaaaacacgACTGATGTGGCTGACACGGCtgaaaaatgttgccaacaaaaCTGCTAAAATTATCCAAAATGTTCCTGAAACACTGCTCGATTTTTCTGCAATGTTGTTGAAACGTTAAAGCGATGCTTAAACCACTAAAATGTCACTGGACATATTTCTGTGAATAAAACACTCCTTAAAAGTTGCTGTAATTTTTcctaaataaatatgaaaatattccTGAATTTATAAGAAAATATTCCTGAATTGATATGAAAATAATCCTGAATTGATATGAAAATATTCCTGaatttatatgaaaatattCCTGAATTGATATGAAAATATTCCTGAATTGATATGAAAATATTCCTGaatttatatgaaaatattCCTGAGTAGATATGAAAATATTCTAGCAGAGCTGTCATCGTCGTTGTTCAGTCTGAAGCCACAGCGGTGCTCTCAGAGACTCTggtcctgtttttctctctccagtTGAATTTTCAGTTTCAGAGTTTTCAGTAACGTCTGCTTTAGAAACTGGATGatgaaacagaaacaggaaacagaaatCTCTCTGTTGTTTTGACCGTTTATTGAAGCTCGTCAGTAGAAAAACATAAAGTCATGTCTGTTACAGTAAAGTGAACGTGGAGGAGGATCACTGAGTTTCACCCTGAAGTTCACACATTTCACACAGATTCTCCTCCACGGTGAACCGTCCTCGACAGCCATCGCTCCCACACAGACACGCCACTTCCTGTTCGCCGTCTGTGTCTGAGGAGTAATCCCAGGTGAGCTCGGTGCCCGCCTTCACCACCCTGACGGAGAAAAGACATCGACCAATCATGAGACGGCGTCAGCACACGACCGAGATTAACCAGCCTGAACCGCAGTGATGAAGGAATGAACATCAGTGaccatcatcatcctcacctGCTGGTGAAAAAGGCGATGACGGGGAAGGCGGGGTCATGGGAGTCGGTGAAGACGTTCTGGATGAAGAGGTTCGGTCGGCAACTGTGctgtaggtcaaaggtcaaacttGTCATAAAGTCCAGGATTACATTTGTGTAAATCAATCGATTCATCCATCAACCATCTCATCAATcactcaatcaatcaatcaatcactcaatcaatcaatcaatcactcaatcaatcaatcaatcagtctatTAATCCAGCCATCATGGGAGAGGGGGAGATACATTTTGTTGAATTACTGTAGAACTGTACAAAAATGTTGCTGAACTGCCTTTGTGTtgtaaaaaatagctgaaaactGTGATGtggctgaaaatgctgctgaaaatgctgctgacATATTTGTTAAACACTATTAAAATACTGCCTGAAATGTTGCTGACAAGGTTGCGAATACATTGACTAGATGTTATTTTAATCTTGCTTTAAATTTTGCTgaattttaaggaaatttttaacaaaaatgatttcacaATGTTGATGAAAATATTGCTGATTTGGctgaaactgataaaaaaaaaacttgccaagaaaattgaaaattaaaacaccaaatgctttaaattttgctgattaatgctgaaaattctagcaaaaaagatggaaattttGCTGAATTTTACTTATGTGGCTGAAACAATGCTTACTAGCTAACTAATAAATTTCCTAAAGGCTATTAGAATATTGCTTAAATATTgctaaatttttatttaagattctaacaaaacattaaaaattgtTGCTGAAAATGGAGCTGATGTGACTAAAACACTAGAAAAATGCAGTCAGCAAAGTTGCTCAAATTTTTCCttagtttttaaatattgaatCAGCTTTTGCTGAAATGCTGTTGGAAGCATCTCCTAAATTTGTTGTTTATATATTGAAAACATTGCTTAAATTTGTTGCTGAAATATTGAAAACATTGCTTAAATTTGTAGCTTATATATTGAAAACATTGCTTAAATTTGTTGCTG
Coding sequences within it:
- the creg1 gene encoding protein CREG1, with the protein product MISPRLCALLFGLLGLSLSASSSCRIRIPPHDQVARVARFVAHQVDWASMATISTHQPVVGQPFSNVFSVSDGPEGVSSGVPYMYLTHMEISVQDLEVNPLASLSMSLAQTEYCRQQGFDPQSPLCAHIILSGSVMEVNGTEADFAKKALFSRHPEMIDWPTDHNWFFAKFNITQVWVLDYFGGVKTVTPEEYFQADPRRKQH